In Streptomyces longhuiensis, the following proteins share a genomic window:
- a CDS encoding glycoside hydrolase family 13 protein, with protein sequence MSWWQDMVCYEVYPRAFADSDGDGIGDLPGLTARLEHIKDLGADAVWCTPFYPSPLADGGYDIADHTGVAADLGTDNDATQLTARAHELGLKFIIDLVPNHTSDQHPWFQEALAAGPGSAEREMYLFRPGRGADGELPPNDWQSAFGGPAWTQVADGEWYCHLHAAEQPDLNWRNPKVQGAFTEVLRYWLDRGVDGFRVDVAHALFKAEGLPDAGPGQHTDPLRNHLMPYYDQEELHPLYREWRALLDTHPAPAGAVSPLDRVMVAESAVFDPARLSRYIRPDEMHQAFNFAFLEAPWETAELRRVVDGSFSVPGSAVTWLLSSHDAVRPVTRYGSVARARAAALLMLALPGSAYLFQGEELGLPQVDVPIDRILDPLWERSGHTERGRDGARVPLPWTGEHAPYGFSTVAPDRTWLPQPEDWSGLTVAAQRRDPDSTLALYRAALRLRRAHPAPDPAAPPTWLSSPDAPYLAFRRGALVCVVNLGAEPLRLAPLGLPGRPTLGSGPLDGDTLPPDTALWPLDPTAPAHLAESDTDDTRD encoded by the coding sequence ATGAGCTGGTGGCAGGACATGGTCTGCTACGAGGTGTATCCGCGCGCCTTCGCCGACTCGGACGGCGACGGGATCGGCGACCTGCCGGGCCTGACCGCACGCCTTGAGCACATCAAGGATCTGGGCGCGGACGCCGTGTGGTGCACCCCGTTCTACCCGTCACCGCTGGCCGACGGCGGCTACGACATCGCGGACCACACCGGTGTGGCCGCGGATCTGGGGACAGACAACGACGCCACCCAACTGACCGCGCGCGCACATGAGTTGGGCCTCAAATTCATCATCGACCTGGTGCCGAACCACACCTCCGACCAGCACCCCTGGTTCCAGGAGGCGCTGGCCGCGGGGCCCGGTTCGGCGGAGCGGGAGATGTACCTGTTCCGGCCCGGCCGGGGCGCGGACGGCGAACTGCCGCCCAACGACTGGCAGTCGGCGTTCGGCGGCCCCGCCTGGACCCAGGTGGCGGACGGCGAGTGGTACTGCCACCTCCACGCCGCCGAGCAGCCCGACCTCAACTGGCGCAATCCCAAGGTGCAGGGTGCCTTCACCGAGGTACTGCGGTACTGGCTCGACCGTGGCGTGGACGGCTTCCGCGTGGACGTCGCCCACGCCCTGTTCAAGGCGGAAGGGCTGCCCGACGCGGGCCCCGGCCAGCACACCGACCCCCTGCGCAACCACCTGATGCCGTACTACGACCAGGAGGAGCTGCACCCGCTCTACCGCGAATGGCGGGCCCTGCTCGACACTCATCCCGCACCCGCCGGTGCGGTGTCACCCCTGGACCGGGTGATGGTCGCCGAGTCCGCCGTCTTCGACCCGGCCCGCCTCAGCCGCTACATCCGGCCCGACGAGATGCACCAGGCCTTCAACTTCGCCTTCCTGGAAGCACCTTGGGAGACGGCGGAGCTGCGCCGGGTCGTCGACGGCTCCTTCTCCGTGCCGGGCAGCGCCGTCACCTGGCTGCTCTCCAGCCACGACGCGGTCCGCCCGGTCACCCGGTACGGCTCCGTGGCGCGCGCCCGTGCGGCCGCCCTGCTGATGCTGGCCCTGCCCGGCTCCGCGTACCTCTTTCAGGGCGAGGAACTGGGACTGCCGCAGGTCGACGTGCCCATCGACCGCATCCTCGACCCGCTGTGGGAACGCTCGGGCCACACGGAGCGCGGCCGCGACGGCGCACGTGTGCCGCTGCCATGGACCGGTGAGCACGCACCGTACGGATTCAGCACCGTGGCGCCCGACCGCACCTGGCTGCCACAGCCGGAGGACTGGTCGGGCCTGACGGTCGCCGCACAGCGGCGGGACCCCGACTCGACGCTCGCCCTGTACCGGGCGGCCCTGCGCCTTCGCCGCGCCCATCCGGCACCGGACCCGGCGGCCCCGCCGACCTGGCTGTCCTCACCCGACGCCCCTTACCTCGCCTTCCGCCGCGGCGCGCTGGTCTGCGTCGTGAACCTGGGCGCCGAACCCCTGCGACTCGCCCCCCTTGGCCTGCCCGGCCGGCCGACGCTCGGCAGCGGACCGCTCGACGGCGACACGTTGCCGCCCGACACCGCGCTGTGGCCCCTCGACCCGACCGCCCCCGCCCATCTCGCCGAAAGCGACACCGATGACACGCGCGACTGA